A stretch of the Halictus rubicundus isolate RS-2024b chromosome 16, iyHalRubi1_principal, whole genome shotgun sequence genome encodes the following:
- the Cdc14 gene encoding cell division cycle protein 14 isoform X7 → MEDTNDILVCATEFIKDRLYFITLRTTIKPKSTPNTHYFSIDDELVYENFYNDFGPLNLAMLYHYCQKVNKKLKAVTLKKKKIIHYTTMDPEKRLNAAFLIGSYAILYLKRTSEDAFNCLTSSPNCPFIMFRDASVGTPCFQISLSECLSAIYKCHRLGFFNFQDFRVKEYEYFERVENGDLNWIVPGKFIAFCGPYVKSKIENGYPLHAPESYFTYFRRNNVSTIIRLNKKIYDASSFTDAGFEHKDLFFVDGSTPTDSIMRQFLKIAENASGAVAVHCRAGLGRTGSLIGCYIMKHYHLTAHETIAWIRICRPGSVIGHQQQWLEKKEAYLHSLLKEPLQPESENGNPVHKYGIYSIVGRPKIAFLSNLKESHLVQDNVSGIMHRVDGITLDDHTPAAGTSTTIYMPLTQGGKLNLIKAKRRSLPTNHNINTTTKPSTVAHPYLRPLLQARSQKSTSNALTRNKEKDSTKKVLPRSTTTAIAKRLDYCPGLSAV, encoded by the exons ATGGAGGATACAAACGACATACTAGTATGCGCGACAGAATTTATAAAAG ATCGATTATATTTTATAACGTTGAGAACGACGATAAAGCCAAAGAGTACTCCAAACACCCATTATTTCAGTATCGATGACGAATTagtttatgaaaatttttataatgatTTTGGCCCATTGAATCTTGCAATGTTGTATCATTACTGTCAGAAAGTGAATAAAAAACTCAAGGCGGTGACcttaaagaagaaaaagattATACATTATACGACTATGGATCCAGAGAAGAGATTGAACGCTGCTTTCCTTATAGGAAGCTACGCG ATATTGTATTTGAAACGTACATCAGAAGATGCGTTTAATTGTTTAACTAGTAGTCCCAATTGCCCATTTATTATGTTTCGTGATGCTTCTGTTGGTACGCCCTGCTTCCAAATATCATTGAGCGAATGTCTAAGTGCCATATATAAGTGCCACAGACtgggattttttaattttcaagatTTTCGTGTGAAAGAATACGAGTACTTTGAAAGAGTTGAAAATGGAGATTTGAATTGGATTGTTCCTGGtaaatttattgcattttgTGGGCCTTATGTTAAATCTAAAATAGAAAATG GATATCCTCTTCATGCACCAGAATCGTATTTTACATACTTCCGACGCAACAACGTTTCTACCATAATACGTCTTAATAAGAAAATTTATGATGCTTCGAGTTTCACGGACGCAGGATTTGAACATAAAGATCTATTTTTTGTTGATGGTTCGACTCCAACGGACTCGATTATGCGTCAGTTTCTTAAAATAGCGGAAAACGCGAGCGGCGCTGTTGCTGTACATTGTAGGGCAGGCCTTGGTAGGACAGGTTCTTTGATAGGCTGTTATATCATGAAACATTATCATTTAACTGCTCATGAAACAATCGCATGGATAAGAATATGTAGACCAGGCTCGGTGATTGGGCACCAACAACAGTGGTTGGAAAA GAAGGAAGCGTACCTTCACTCTCTATTGAAAGAGCCTTTGCAGCCGGAATCGGAAAATGGGAATCCAGTGCACAAATATGGAATTTATTCTATAGTTGGCAGACCTAAGATAGCATTTTTGTCTAATTTAAAGGAATCTCACTTGGTACAGGATAATGTTTCGGGAATAATGCATCGGGTAGATGGGATTACATTGGATGATCATACCCCTGCTGCTGGTACTAGTACCACTATATATATGCCATTAACTCAGGgtggaaaattaaatttaattaaagcaAAACGAAGGAGTTTACCAACAAATCACAACATTAATACAACAACCAAACCTTCCACGGTTGcaca CCCTTATTTAAGACCGTTATTGCAAGCTAGAAGTCAGAAGAGTACAAGTAACGCGTTAACTAGAAATAAGGAGAAGGATTCGACAAAGAAGGTTCTACCTAGATCCACGACAACAGCTATCGCTAAGAG ATTGGATTACTGTCCAGGCCTGTCAGCTGTATAA